The Rhipicephalus sanguineus isolate Rsan-2018 chromosome 10, BIME_Rsan_1.4, whole genome shotgun sequence genome segment TGCTCTGTCACATTAAATATTAAAACTTGAGGATTTCTTGCGTTCCCATATGCACATCGGGCTGCACAACTTTCAGTGTGAAATCATGTGCAACATGAGGCCTGTTTATGCAAAACTCTTTGGTCAACTTCCTGCCAGTGGAGAGGAGAGGAAGAAACGAgtagaaagacagggaggttagccagttcttagacagGGCAGCTATTCTGCCCCTGGCTATATCTTTGTCGGGCCATGTCATTTCATCATGCAAAGGTGGTGACTTAGACGTCTCTGGTTGCCAACTTGATGGCCAGAGCGTCCCTCTTGATCCTGGCCTTGTTGAGCAGCTCATCCGAGACCATAGACAGTTGGCACGATGCTGGATGAGTAGCGGTGAGGCCTTCCGCCCAGCGCGGATCAAAGCGATCCCCCTTGGCTTCGCAGATGTTGTGCAACACGCAGCAGGCCAGCACCAAGTCTCCCACGCTGCTCAGGTCTCCCTCATACTTGGCCGCCAGGCACTTCCAGCGAGCCTTTAGTTTCAGAACAGTCTGCGAGGCGTAGCCGATGGCTCCATTCAGGGCGCTGTTATATGTCCTCTGCGGCTTGGTGGCTGCGAAGTCATACGGCTTCAAGACTTCGGGTCGAAGTGGGAACGAGGGGTCTGCCACGAGGTACGCGAAGGAACCGGGAGTCCTGGGGTCGGCCGAAGAGGATGGCGCGTCCTGTTCGGGGGCAGTGAGTTCGGACACGAATGCCCAGTCCTCCAGCCTACCCGGGCGGTTGGGGGTCTGACCAGCTCTAGCCGCTGTGATCTGGCCATCACGACCGACCACGACCTGAAGCAGGCAGGCGTATACGTCCGGCTGGCCCGGCACTGCATACTCGGCCTTGACGTAGTTGGGCGGGCTGACGGGGATGTAAGTGGAGCAGACTACGCCGTGGCAACCTGGAAGTCCGTAGACTTCCTCGAAGAAGCTGGGCGTGTTCTCGCAGGGCTTGATGACCCGCGGCATGACGTGCAGTATGATGGCCTGGATGGCTTCCTTGAGGATCAGGCACGCCGAGGAGCGGCCTACGCCGAACAGCTGGCTGAGGACCTTGTAGTGGCAGTTGTTCGAAAGGCGCCAGAGGAACACCGCCACCTTCTTTTCGACGGGCGTCGCGGGTCTCCAGGCCGTGTCCTGGGTCGCGATGTGGTCGCGCAGCAGGTCGCAGGCGTGCTCGAAAGTGGCCCGGCTCAAGTGAAAGTTGTGGAGCCAGTCCTGCGCGCTGAAGTCGTTGGAGATGACGTGCTGCCAGAAGTTGTCGCTACGCACTCGAGTCCAGAGGCGACGTCGGCGGCCGcctgcgacgccgccgccacgaccacCGAGCCCCGGTCCCGTTCTCCGCGGAGACCTCGGCTCTGGAGTAGGAGACTTCTGAGCAGCGACGAGGGCCACGAGACGGCGATTGCGCTGTTGCAACGCCCGCATCCGACGCTCTTGGCGCTTGCGCCGGAGCCGCAACAGCATCAATCCTGCGGCCACGACACCGAAAGTGGCCATGTAGAGTG includes the following:
- the LOC119372093 gene encoding uncharacterized protein LOC119372093; the encoded protein is MDARERTLYMATFGVVAAGLMLLRLRRKRQERRMRALQQRNRRLVALVAAQKSPTPEPRSPRRTGPGLGGRGGGVAGGRRRRLWTRVRSDNFWQHVISNDFSAQDWLHNFHLSRATFEHACDLLRDHIATQDTAWRPATPVEKKVAVFLWRLSNNCHYKVLSQLFGVGRSSACLILKEAIQAIILHVMPRVIKPCENTPSFFEEVYGLPGCHGVVCSTYIPVSPPNYVKAEYAVPGQPDVYACLLQVVVGRDGQITAARAGQTPNRPGRLEDWAFVSELTAPEQDAPSSSADPRTPGSFAYLVADPSFPLRPEVLKPYDFAATKPQRTYNSALNGAIGYASQTVLKLKARWKCLAAKYEGDLSSVGDLVLACCVLHNICEAKGDRFDPRWAEGLTATHPASCQLSMVSDELLNKARIKRDALAIKLATRDV